The sequence below is a genomic window from Mycobacteroides abscessus ATCC 19977.
AGGGCGACAAGGCGTTCTACCGCTACGACCTGGACGGATTGCGCGGAATCGCGATTTTTCTGGTCGCCGTGTTTCATGTCTGGTTCGGCCGGGTGTCGGGTGGAGTTGACGTTTTCTTAACTCTTTCGGGCTTCTTCTACGGCAGCAAGCTACTACGCACAGCGACCACACAGGGAGCTTCCCTCAATCCGGTGCCTGTCGTGAAACGACTGGTGCGGCGCCTGCTGCCCGCCCTGATTCTGGTGCTGGCCGCCTGCGCGGTGCTGACCGTGCTGGTGCAACCGGAAACACGCTGGGAGACGTTTGCCGAACAGAGCCTGGCAAGCCTGGGTTACTACCAGAACTGGGAGCTCGCCAACACCGCCGCGGACTATCTGGCAGCCAGCGAGTCGGTGAGCCCGCTACAACATCTGTGGTCGATGTCGGTACAGGGGCAGTTCTATGTCGGCTTTCTCGCATTGGTGTATCTGCTGGCAGTTCTGCTGCGCAAGCCGCTCGGCCGACACATCCGTACCGTGCTGATCGTGGTGATCGCGGTCCTGTCCGCGGCTTCCTTCGGGTACGCGATCTATGCCCACCTCGATTTTCAATCGATTGCCTACTACAACACCTTCGCCCGCGCCTGGGAATTGCTGCTCGGCGTACTGGTCGGTGCGTTGGTGGCGGGCACCCGGTGGCCCAGGTGGCTGCGCCAGCTGCTGAGCTTCGTGGCCGTCGTGGCGATCCTGTCGTGCGGTGCACTCATCAACGGCGTGCGCGAGTTCCCGGGCCCGTTGGCATTGGTGCCCGTCGTTGCCACCCTGCTCCTCATCCTGTCGGCAGCGAACCTGCCGGCGGATGCCCGGCAGCCGGTGGCCAACCGGTTCCTCGCCACCCGCCCGCTCGTCGAACTGGGTGCGCTGGCCTACTCGTTGTACCTGTGGCACTGGCCGCTGCTTGTCTACTGGCTGGTCTACACCGGCGAGGCCAGGGTCACCGTCGCGGAGGGCGCCGCCATCCTCGGCATTTCCCTGGCGCTGGCCTACCTCACCAACAAATACATCGAGACTCCCCTGCGTTACCCGCGGGTCTCACCCACGTCGGCATCGCTGTGGACCCGGTTGCGGCGCCCCACGCTGGCGCTGGGCACCTCCATCGTGCTGATGGCGGTTGCATTGACCGCGACCTCATTCACCTGGCTGGAGCACGTCACGGTGCAGCGTTCCAATGGCAAGGAGCTCTCCGGACTGCGCCCGCGTGACTATCCCGGTGCCGGAGCACTGCTGTACGGCGATCGGGTACCCGACCTGCCGATGCGGCCCACCACGCTCGAGGCCTCCGACGACCTGCCGATCACCACCGAGCAGGATTGCATCAGCGATTTCCGCAATCGCGCGGTGATCACCTGCACGTATGGCAATCCGCATGCCACCCGAACCATCGCCCTCGCCGGTGGCTCACACGCCGAGCACTGGATCACCGCACTCGACATCCTGGGGCGTCAGCACAATTTCAAGATCACCACGTATTTGAAGATGGGCTGCCCGCTGAGCACCGAGGAGGTCCCGCGCATCGCCGGGTCCAACGACCCGTACCCCGACTGCAAGAAATGGGTCGACGAGGTCATGTCGCGGATCATCCAGGAGCACCCTGACTACGTGTTCACCACGACCACCCGTCCACGTTCCGCCTTGGGCGACGGCGACGTGATGCCCGAAAGCTACCTGGGAATCTGGTCGGCGTTCGATGAAGCCGGCATCCCGGTGCTCGGTATGCGCGACACACCGTGGCTCATCGATAAGGACGGCACCACCTACACCGCCGCCGACTGCATCTCCGCGGGTGGAACCGCCGACTCGTGCGCCATGGATCGCAACCGCGCACTCGATGATGTGAACCCCACCCTGGCCATCGCGAACCGTTTCCCGCTGTTGAAGATCCTGGATATGACCCGCGCCATCTGCCGTCCCGACAAATGTCGAGTGGTGGAAGGAAACGTGTTGGTGTATCACGATTCTCACCACATCTCCGCCACCTACATGCGCACCATGGCCAAGGAACTGGGCCGCCAGATCGCGCTCGCCACCGGATGGTGGCGCCCGGCCCAACCGGGCCAGTGACGCGCGCGATCCGGGCCCTCGACCGATAGGGTCTATCAGCATGACCCTGCCACCCCTTCAGGTATGGCCGGGTAACCCATATCCGCTGGGCGCCACCTATGACGGCGCGGGCACCAATTTCTCGTTGTTCTCCGAGGTGGCCACGTCCGTCGAACTGTGCCTGATCGCCAAGGACGGGACCGAAACCCGGATCCCCCTGGATGAGGTCGATGGATATGTGTGGCACTGCTATCTGCCGACAATCTCCCCGGGCCAGCGTTACGGCTTCCGTGTGCACGGACCGTGGGATCCGGAAAGCGGGCATCGGTGCGACCCCAGCAAGCTGCTGCTCGACCCGTATGGAAAAGCCTTTCACGGCGAGTTCGGTTACGTCCCCGATACCGCGCCGCCGTTGCTCTCCTATCAGATAGATCCCGTGGACACCGAGACGCTCGTGCCACGGGACTCGCTGGGGCGCACCATGACCACTGTCGTCATCAACCCCTACTTCGACTGGGGTTCGGACCGCCGACCACGCACCCCGTACCACGAGACAGTCATCTACGAGGCACACGTCAAGGGCATGACGCAGACTCACCCCGGGATACCCGAGGAACTTCGGGGCACCTATGCGGGGCTGGCGCATCCCGCGGTGATAGACCACCTGCATTCCCTCGGTGTCACCGCCATCGAACTCATGCCGGTACACCAGTTCTTCCACGACAGCCGGCTGATCGCGCTGGGGCTGCGAAATTACTGGGGATACAACACCTTCGGGTACCTCGCACCGCATGCCGGATACGCGTCTTCACCACATGCCGGCGGAGCAGTGGCCGAGTTCAAGGCAATGGTGCGCGCACTCCACGAGGCAGGCATCGAGGTGATTCTCGACGTCGTCTACAACCACACCGCCGAGGGCGACCATATCGGACCGACACTGAGCTTCCGAGGTATCGATAACCGCGCCTACTACAAACTCAACGACGACAACCTCGCCCGGTATACCGACTACACCGGAACCGGGAACAGCCTCAACGCCCGTAACCCGCACACGTTGCAGCTCATTATGGACTCGCTGCGCTACTGGGTCACCGAGATGCACGTCGACGGTTTCCGTTTCGATTTGGCCTCCACCCTGGCGCGGGAACTGCACGATGTCGACAGGCTCTCGGCCTTCTTCGATCTGGTGCAGCAGGATCCGATCGTCAGCCAGGTCAAGCTGATCGCCGAGCCGTGGGATATCGGCGAAGGCGGATATCAGGTGGGCAACTTCCCCGGGCTGTGGACCGAATGGAACGGAAAGTTCCGCGACACCGTCCGCGATTATTGGCGTGGACAGCCAGCCACCCTCGGAGAATTCGCGTCGCGCCTCACCGGTTCATCTGACCTGTACGAAGCCACCGGGCGCCGCCCCAGCGCGAGTATCAACTTCGTCACCGCTCACGACGGATTCACCCTGCGAGACCTGGTCTCCTACAACGAGAAACACAACGAGGCCAACGGCGAGAACAATCAAGACGGCGAAACCTACAACCGGTCCTGGAACTGCGGTGTGGAAGGGCCCACCGATGATCCGCAGATTCTCGCGCTGCGCGCCCGGCAGATGCGCAACATCTTCGCAACCCTGGTACTGAGCCAGGGCACGCCGATGCTGTCACACGGAGACGAGATCGGCCGTACGCAGCAAGGCAACAACAATGTCTACTGCCAGGATTCGGCGCTGTCCTGGATGGATTGGGAACTCGCCACCGCGAACGCCGACCTGCTGCAGTTCGCACGTAGCGTGATCGCGCTACGTAAACAACACCCGGTGTTTCGGCGCCGGCGGTTCTTCGCCGGGCGTCCGATCCGGGAAGGCGAGGAAGTGCGCGATATCGCGTGGCTCACCCCCGCGGGCGAGGAAATGACCACTGCCGACTGGGACAGCGGATTCGGCAAGAGCCTGGCCGTATTCCTCAACGGTGACGCAATCCCCGAGCCGAACGCGCGCGGCGAGCGAGTATCCGGCGACTCGTTCCTGTTGTGCTTCAACGCATACGACGAACCACTGGATTTCGTGACGCCCGACGGCGATTACGCGACCCAATGGACCGCCGTACTGGACACCGCCACACCCAATGGCCAATGCTCGACCGTGGTCAAGGCTGGCGAAGCAGTGCGCGTACAAGACCGCGCCCTAGTGGTGCTGCGTAAAAGCGGGTAGCCGCCCTATGTCAGATAGCGGAAGGCCGGCGAGTCCGGCTCCAGCCGTTCGATATCCAGCCCGGAAAACCGCATCCGATCCAGCAGACCCGACAGGTCATCCGCGTAGCTGAGCTCGATGCCCACCAAAGCGGCACCCATCTCGCGGTTGTTCCGCTTGACGTACTCGAACAGCGTGATGTCGTCGTTGGGCCCCAGCACCTCGCCGAGAAAGCGCCGCAGCGCACCCGGTTCCTGCGGGAAGTCCACCAGGAAGTAGTGCTTGAGCCCCAGGTGCACCAACGAGCGTTCCAGGATCTCGCCGTACCGCGAAACATCATTGTTGCCACCGGAAATCAGGCAGACGACGGTGGCGCCCGGCTCGATCGCCATCTCCGCCAGCGCGGCCACCGACAGCGCACCGGCGGGCTCAGCGATGATCCCCTCGTTCTGGTAAAGCTCCAGCATCGCGGTGCAGGCGGCACCCTCATCGACTGTCGTGAGCGTGAGCATCTCCCCCGCCGCGGCAAGCACCCGATATGGAGCAGCCCCGGCTACCTGTACGGCACAGCCGTCGACAAAGGGATCCACATGGTCGAGCGGAACCGGACCGCCGGCCCGCAAGGCCGCGGCCATACAGGCAGCACCGGCGGGTTCCACCCCCACCACGCGAACCTCAGGGGCACGCTCGCGCAGGTAGGTGACGATCCCCGAGATGCAGCCGCCACCGCCGACCGGTACCACCACCACGTCGGGCGGACTATCCAATTGATCGAGTATCTCCGCGGCGATGGTGCCCTGGCCCGCGATCGTTCGCACATCGTCAAAGGCCGGCACCAGGGTGGCACCGGTACGCGCGGCATCGGCCTTGGCCGCGGCCGCAGCCTCGTCATAGCCGTGCCCGACCGCGATCAGCTCCACAAACCCATTGCCGTGGTAGATGATTCGCTGCCGCTTCTGCTTAGGGGTTTTACTGGGGATGTACACCCGGCCGTGCACGCCCATCGACTTGCACGCCAGCGCGAATCCCTGAGCGTGGTTACCGGCACTGGAACACACCACGCCGGCGGCCTTCTCCTCATCGCTGAGCTGCATCAGCAGGTTGAACGCACCGCGCACCTTGTAGGAGCGGACCGACTGCAGATCTTCACGCTTCAGATACACCTCGGCGCGGGTGAGGGCCGAGAGCCGATCGGCGTGCTGCAGCGGTGTGGGATGGACGACCTCGTCGATGCGCTTGGCCGCGGCATCGATATCGGCGGCCGTCACCACCTCGGACGTGCTCAAGAGACAGGTGTCAGCACGAAAACCGGGATCTGACGGTCGGTCTTGGTCTGGTATTCCGCATAGGGCGGGTAGGCCTCGACGGCACGATCCCACCACGTGGCCTTCTCGTCGCCGATGACTTCCCGTGCCTGGTAGTCCTTGGTGACACTGCCGTCTTGCAGCTCGACAAGCGGGTTCTCTTTGACGTTGTAGTACCAGACGGGGTTCTTGGGGGCGCCGCCGAGCGAGGCCACAAGGGCGTACTCGCCGTTGTGCTCCACGCGCATCAAGGCGATCTTGCGCAGCTTGCCCGACTTGGCGCCCAGCGTGGTCAGCAGGATCACCGGCATGTCCGCGATGGTGATGCCATCGGTGGTCCCACTCTCAATGATCTTGGCCACCTGCTTCTGCGACCAATCGAGTCCACTGGGTTCGTATTCACCGGTTAATGGCATGACGACAACTGTATCGCCGCGCCGGAACGTAGTTCCATCGCATATCGTCGCGCACTGAATGAGCCGCCGCCCGCTTGTTCATTTTTTGTGCCCGTAGGCATGTGTTCGGTTGACCGAACTTCTGCTTTAGGCCTATCCTGTACCCATGACGACATTCGAGCGCGCGGCACATGAGCTGCGGTCCCTGGATGTCGCCGCCTGGCCGGCCTACAAACTGCTCGCTCTTGGTGCGGGTGCCGTGGTCTTCATCGTCACGTTCCTGCTGATCGCATCGCTGTCGACCGCGGTGCTTTCTGCCGCCGCCGTGGCCAGCTTCGGATGGCTCACCGGCTCACTCATTCACTGAGCAAGACCTCATCGCGGGGTGTAATACATCCCCATGTCTTCGCCACGCGAATCCGCCGCCGGGCACCCGGGCGGCCACCGTATCGAGCGACTTGCCCTTGAAGTGTCCGACGATGTGCTGGCCGCCGAAAAGCACCTGCCGTCGTGGCTGCGTCCGGGTGCTCCAGAAAGCCGCATACCGGTCCTCATCGCCCTGGTGACGGCAATCTGCCTTCAACTGGCGATCCCTGCCCAGTTCAACCTCACACCGCGCTGGCCCCTGCCGGTGTTGGAGTCCGCACTGCTACTCGTCCTGGTAATCCTCAATCCGATAAAGTTCACGCGCTCAACGACTCTCGGGCGCTGGGCGACGTATCTGCTGATCGCCGCGATCACCGCCGACAACACCATTTCCGCAGCCCTACTGGATTACAAAATCGTGAGCGGACAGATGGGTGACAATCCGCGCGTGCTACTCGGCAGCGGCCTGGCGATCTTCATCACCAACGTGATCGTCTTCGGCATGTGGTACTGGGAGTTTGATCGCGGCGGCCCCTTTGCGCGCCGCACACCCGACCGTCCGCACCCGGATTTCATGTTTCCACAGATGGCCAATCCAGAACTGGCGCCCCCGGATTGGCGACCGAAATTTCCTGATTATCTGTACGTGAGCTTCACCAATGTGGTGGCCTTCTCCCCCACCGACACCATGCCGCTGTCGCGGTGGGCGAAGATGCTGATGACCCTGCAGTCGATGGTGGCGCTCTCCACCGTCGCGCTGGTGCTTGCCCGCGCCGTGAACATCCTGAGTTAGCGATGATCGCCCAGGAGTCCGTTCCGGCCCCGGACGCCCCAGGGCCCGCCCATCGCATCGTGCACCTGGCCACGATGATGGCGGTGAATGCCATTCCGCTCACCGGATGGTTCATCGGCGGATGGTCTGCGGGCACCACTTTGGCGGTTTATTGGTTCGAAACCGTCGTGGCGTCGCTCTTGGTTGCGCTCCGTGCGCTGCTTCACAAACATTGGAGCCCCCGCCATGGGCACTTCCGGTATGAGGCACCTGGCCCGGATCGCCGTTACTCGCGCACGTCCTTCGTCAAGGGCTTCCTGTTCACCACTCTCGTCTTCTCGGGGGCGCACGGGTTCTTCCTCGCGGTCATCGTGCTCCTGCTCACGCACAACGGCAAGGCTGCGCTGATCGGTATCGATTGGCGCAGTGTGGGTTTGGGCTGCCTGCAGGTGCTGATCGCGCTTGCCGCCGACTTCGTGGTAGACCTGCCCTCGCTGCGCCGGTGGACCTTTTGGCAACTCGAAGTGATGGCGAGCCGCGGATTTCTGCGGGTGGCCGTGGTGCACCTGACCTTGATCTTCGGGATGTTCGCGGTCGCGGTCACCGATGCGCCGTCCGCCTTGTTCGGCGTGTTCGTCGCCCTGAAGACCATGTATTCGTTGAGCACCATCTTCCCGCAATGGGAGCCTGCCGCCCCTCCGCGCTGGCTGAGCCGAGCCATGAACCGCATCCCCAGTGCTCGCCCAGGGCAGACATTTGAGCAGCAGTGGGCCAAAGACCGCCGCGACGAGGCGGTCCGGCGCAAAAAGAACGAACAACCGTGGACCGGGATCAACCGCTGATCGGGCTAGCCCCCCAGACAGCCCGGACCGAGCAGTGCCTTGAGATCTCCCATCAGGGCGGACGAAGGAGTCACCCGAAGCGACTGATCGAGCTCCAGCGTGGTGACGCGCTCCCCGCTGATCAACCGCAGATGCACCTGGTTGGTGCCCGGGTGCCGGGTAAGCACCTGTTTGAGCGCCGTCACCTTGTCGATGGTGCACTGCCGCGTCGGCATCGTCACCGCGACCGGCCGATCGTCGGCCGCCTGAGAGAAGTCCGGCACCACGAGGTCATTGGCGATCAGCGAGACCCGGTCATCCCGGATCGCGACCTTCGCGTTGACGAGCACCACGGCATCATCGGCGATGTCTGCGCCGTACACCGAGTAGGCCTGGGGGAAGAACAGCACCTCAATGCCACCCGTGAGATCCTCCAGCTGCGCCGAGGCCCACGGCATCCCATTCTTGTTGACACGGCGGTTCACCGAGGCCAAGATGCCGCCGACCTTGACTACGGCATCGTTGGCGACTTCGCCATCGAGGATCGCGGGGATCTGGGTATCGGTTTGTCTGCTGAGTAGGTGCGCCACACCGTTGAGCGGATGTCCGGACACATACAGCCCCAGCATCTCTCGTTCCAGGGCCAGCTTGTGCTTTTCTTCCCACTCGTCGTCGGGAACCTTGATCGCAAAAATATCGGAGGCCGGGACGCTGTCTTCCCCGCCGCCACCGAAGAGATCGAACTGCCCCATGGCTTCGGCCTTCTTGGTGCCGAGCACCGAGTCGACCGCGTCGGACTGCACAAGGAAAAGCCCCTTGCGCGGATGCCCTAGCGAGTCGAATGCCCCCGCCTTCACCAGAGATTCCGTGACCTTCTTATTGCAGGCCGCGATATCGATCTTGTGCAGGTAATCGGAGAAGTCGGTGAACGCTCCCTTTTCCTCGCGAGTCGCGATGAGGGACTGCACCACGTTGGCGC
It includes:
- a CDS encoding acyltransferase family protein gives rise to the protein MFFVSATKPTKDPEVSPAAAMDATPKPKGDKAFYRYDLDGLRGIAIFLVAVFHVWFGRVSGGVDVFLTLSGFFYGSKLLRTATTQGASLNPVPVVKRLVRRLLPALILVLAACAVLTVLVQPETRWETFAEQSLASLGYYQNWELANTAADYLAASESVSPLQHLWSMSVQGQFYVGFLALVYLLAVLLRKPLGRHIRTVLIVVIAVLSAASFGYAIYAHLDFQSIAYYNTFARAWELLLGVLVGALVAGTRWPRWLRQLLSFVAVVAILSCGALINGVREFPGPLALVPVVATLLLILSAANLPADARQPVANRFLATRPLVELGALAYSLYLWHWPLLVYWLVYTGEARVTVAEGAAILGISLALAYLTNKYIETPLRYPRVSPTSASLWTRLRRPTLALGTSIVLMAVALTATSFTWLEHVTVQRSNGKELSGLRPRDYPGAGALLYGDRVPDLPMRPTTLEASDDLPITTEQDCISDFRNRAVITCTYGNPHATRTIALAGGSHAEHWITALDILGRQHNFKITTYLKMGCPLSTEEVPRIAGSNDPYPDCKKWVDEVMSRIIQEHPDYVFTTTTRPRSALGDGDVMPESYLGIWSAFDEAGIPVLGMRDTPWLIDKDGTTYTAADCISAGGTADSCAMDRNRALDDVNPTLAIANRFPLLKILDMTRAICRPDKCRVVEGNVLVYHDSHHISATYMRTMAKELGRQIALATGWWRPAQPGQ
- a CDS encoding nitroreductase family deazaflavin-dependent oxidoreductase; the encoded protein is MPLTGEYEPSGLDWSQKQVAKIIESGTTDGITIADMPVILLTTLGAKSGKLRKIALMRVEHNGEYALVASLGGAPKNPVWYYNVKENPLVELQDGSVTKDYQAREVIGDEKATWWDRAVEAYPPYAEYQTKTDRQIPVFVLTPVS
- a CDS encoding DUF6498-containing protein, whose protein sequence is MIAQESVPAPDAPGPAHRIVHLATMMAVNAIPLTGWFIGGWSAGTTLAVYWFETVVASLLVALRALLHKHWSPRHGHFRYEAPGPDRRYSRTSFVKGFLFTTLVFSGAHGFFLAVIVLLLTHNGKAALIGIDWRSVGLGCLQVLIALAADFVVDLPSLRRWTFWQLEVMASRGFLRVAVVHLTLIFGMFAVAVTDAPSALFGVFVALKTMYSLSTIFPQWEPAAPPRWLSRAMNRIPSARPGQTFEQQWAKDRRDEAVRRKKNEQPWTGINR
- the glgX gene encoding glycogen debranching protein GlgX, whose amino-acid sequence is MTLPPLQVWPGNPYPLGATYDGAGTNFSLFSEVATSVELCLIAKDGTETRIPLDEVDGYVWHCYLPTISPGQRYGFRVHGPWDPESGHRCDPSKLLLDPYGKAFHGEFGYVPDTAPPLLSYQIDPVDTETLVPRDSLGRTMTTVVINPYFDWGSDRRPRTPYHETVIYEAHVKGMTQTHPGIPEELRGTYAGLAHPAVIDHLHSLGVTAIELMPVHQFFHDSRLIALGLRNYWGYNTFGYLAPHAGYASSPHAGGAVAEFKAMVRALHEAGIEVILDVVYNHTAEGDHIGPTLSFRGIDNRAYYKLNDDNLARYTDYTGTGNSLNARNPHTLQLIMDSLRYWVTEMHVDGFRFDLASTLARELHDVDRLSAFFDLVQQDPIVSQVKLIAEPWDIGEGGYQVGNFPGLWTEWNGKFRDTVRDYWRGQPATLGEFASRLTGSSDLYEATGRRPSASINFVTAHDGFTLRDLVSYNEKHNEANGENNQDGETYNRSWNCGVEGPTDDPQILALRARQMRNIFATLVLSQGTPMLSHGDEIGRTQQGNNNVYCQDSALSWMDWELATANADLLQFARSVIALRKQHPVFRRRRFFAGRPIREGEEVRDIAWLTPAGEEMTTADWDSGFGKSLAVFLNGDAIPEPNARGERVSGDSFLLCFNAYDEPLDFVTPDGDYATQWTAVLDTATPNGQCSTVVKAGEAVRVQDRALVVLRKSG
- the ilvA gene encoding threonine ammonia-lyase IlvA yields the protein MTAADIDAAAKRIDEVVHPTPLQHADRLSALTRAEVYLKREDLQSVRSYKVRGAFNLLMQLSDEEKAAGVVCSSAGNHAQGFALACKSMGVHGRVYIPSKTPKQKRQRIIYHGNGFVELIAVGHGYDEAAAAAKADAARTGATLVPAFDDVRTIAGQGTIAAEILDQLDSPPDVVVVPVGGGGCISGIVTYLRERAPEVRVVGVEPAGAACMAAALRAGGPVPLDHVDPFVDGCAVQVAGAAPYRVLAAAGEMLTLTTVDEGAACTAMLELYQNEGIIAEPAGALSVAALAEMAIEPGATVVCLISGGNNDVSRYGEILERSLVHLGLKHYFLVDFPQEPGALRRFLGEVLGPNDDITLFEYVKRNNREMGAALVGIELSYADDLSGLLDRMRFSGLDIERLEPDSPAFRYLT